The Candidatus Poribacteria bacterium DNA window ATAATCCGAATCTCAATATCGCGATTCAACTGATTAAGAAACCTCATTAATCGCTCAACACTGTAGTCAGAAAGTTTAGCGGCTTTAAGGCGAGAAACTTCAGCCTGTTTAATGCCAAGTAGTTTCGCCGCTTCTATCTGAGTTAACTTACGTTCCTTCAGAATGCGGAAAATCTCAGCTCCCAACTGCGCTTTTAGGAGTTCTTTCTCCGAGACCTCATCAGAAAAACCCAAATCCTTGAAGATATTCCCGCTGCCTTCTTCAACCTTAATGTTACTGCTCATAATTCTTTCTCCATCTCCTTAGTTCGTCTTAATCTTCGTTTAATCAAGTCAGTATCCTTCTTTGGGGTCCTAATTCCACGTTTTGATTTCTTTTGAAAACAGTGCAGTACATACATGCTTCGGCCAATCTTAACCGTGTAAACGACTCGATAAGTATCCGTAGCGTAGGTATCAACAAGTTCAAACACCCCAGATTCTAT harbors:
- a CDS encoding helix-turn-helix transcriptional regulator; this encodes MSSNIKVEEGSGNIFKDLGFSDEVSEKELLKAQLGAEIFRILKERKLTQIEAAKLLGIKQAEVSRLKAAKLSDYSVERLMRFLNQLNRDIEIRIIPSEDREGQQRVIAV
- a CDS encoding type II toxin-antitoxin system RelE/ParE family toxin, which codes for MDQEITTPRNVQWIGDSQERLQAFPESVRKDIGHALYRVQIGETPPSAKPMKGIESGVFELVDTYATDTYRVVYTVKIGRSMYVLHCFQKKSKRGIRTPKKDTDLIKRRLRRTKEMEKEL